A section of the Chryseobacterium ginsenosidimutans genome encodes:
- a CDS encoding TrmH family RNA methyltransferase — MLTAHTIKVLQSLDKKKFRQKYNLFLVEGNKIICELPDSKFKIKEIFSTDPQKLDRTDAPITHITENELKKISFLQNPKDSLAVCYINPEEKSDDKNIQLVLDGIQDPGNLGTIIRLADWFGIEQIICSEDTVDFYNPKVIMASMGSFTRVNIVYTNLVEYLSKTENVNIGTDMDGENIYDFKKPEKINLILGNEGNGMRPETEKLLQKSVMIPRFGKSQSTESLNVSMAAGIILGQLFSK, encoded by the coding sequence ATGCTTACAGCTCATACAATAAAAGTTTTACAATCTTTAGATAAAAAGAAGTTCAGGCAAAAATACAATTTGTTTTTGGTTGAAGGTAATAAAATCATTTGTGAACTTCCCGATTCTAAGTTTAAAATTAAAGAAATATTTTCTACCGATCCGCAAAAATTGGACCGCACGGATGCTCCGATCACTCATATTACTGAAAATGAGTTGAAAAAGATTAGTTTTCTGCAAAATCCTAAAGATTCTCTGGCAGTCTGTTATATAAATCCGGAAGAGAAATCGGATGATAAAAACATACAGTTAGTTTTAGACGGAATTCAGGATCCCGGGAATCTGGGAACAATTATCCGGCTTGCAGACTGGTTCGGTATCGAGCAGATTATCTGTAGTGAGGATACCGTGGATTTTTACAATCCAAAGGTTATTATGGCAAGTATGGGATCCTTTACGAGAGTAAATATTGTGTATACAAATCTGGTTGAATATCTTTCAAAAACAGAAAACGTGAATATAGGAACCGATATGGATGGGGAAAATATTTATGATTTTAAAAAACCTGAAAAAATTAATCTAATTCTAGGAAACGAAGGAAACGGAATGCGTCCTGAAACGGAAAAGCTTCTTCAAAAAAGTGTAATGATCCCTAGATTTGGAAAATCACAATCTACGGAAAGTCTGAATGTTTCTATGGCGGCAGGAATTATTTTAGGACAATTATTTTCAAAATAG
- the tamL gene encoding translocation and assembly module lipoprotein TamL: MSCKHYKNSPQKYYKIISFATFVGLLYACSTTKKVPDGEYLLVKNNFEFEDKKAPFDSELKGYVQQKPNKRQFLFMPLSLWLYNAANPKYDTLLNEYMTYPNELRDQKLRDSLFIKYNMKSSVGKSLFFDRLYHSWGSAPVILDQTKTEKGAQSVKKRLTYRGYWDAEVRFKQDLDSAAKKATVSYFVTHKDPTYIKEYYYNITDPNVKNIYQQKIHESLIRQGKILDQTVLEKEVTRINELMRDYGYYKFNNFGDEIYFVADSIKSRKQVPLTLEIHRDSLDRPYKRSTIGNIDVAIVDEMRDYPNNTQKDSLRGIRFHKSDSKYDSRAIWRTVTVANKQIYDQKKLDLTKRNILSMNNFSILKSRDSLRHGGGTSPNDSIVDVMYILKPLPKYDLKVGMDLNYSEVLNFGISPSVDLTTRNVFGGAENLSTSLSGTFGRIVDPKNIDNRIWAYEISAQASLSFPRLLLPFNYYKLLPKRYSPTSSITLGVSDQSNIGLGRLNFNTGLNYLATVNDKVTHRLTLFNTQLSLTKNKDAYYDYFVNDDAIRREIFTDYFASNPSTAQQFSSGQLTIDQVSQIITKDTKYIQGLNQQGADRFTAFVGTLVNKDRQTQDVLISSMIYNFVYNEIGKKDYPNAFYFNGKVELAGNIFSIFNQKRNDGGITTSPERTIFGVSYAQFVKFDFDIRKYFKFNNNTLALRQFIGIGIPYGNSSNMPVIRSYFNGGPNDIRAWIPFGGLGPADSQVDERVRTYMTDNLKLTTNIEFRVPFNDMYEGALFTDIGNVWSLKNYNNGYGDEFKFNKFFKQVGVGSGFGLRVNVAYIKLRLDLAYKIYEPNKPEGERWRIKDFQPFKPTLNIAFGYPF, encoded by the coding sequence ATGAGCTGTAAGCATTATAAGAATTCTCCTCAAAAATATTATAAAATTATATCATTTGCAACATTTGTGGGTCTCCTTTATGCTTGTAGTACCACAAAAAAAGTTCCGGATGGCGAATATCTGCTTGTAAAAAACAATTTTGAGTTTGAAGATAAGAAGGCTCCTTTCGATAGTGAACTAAAAGGTTATGTACAACAAAAGCCCAATAAAAGGCAATTTCTTTTTATGCCTTTAAGCTTATGGCTATATAATGCTGCCAATCCAAAATATGATACACTTCTTAATGAATACATGACCTATCCTAATGAATTGAGAGATCAAAAACTAAGAGATTCTCTTTTTATTAAGTATAATATGAAAAGCAGTGTGGGAAAAAGTCTTTTTTTTGACAGACTGTATCACAGTTGGGGCTCGGCTCCTGTTATTTTGGATCAGACAAAAACAGAAAAAGGGGCACAATCTGTCAAAAAAAGATTGACGTACCGCGGTTATTGGGATGCTGAAGTTAGATTTAAGCAAGATCTGGATTCTGCTGCAAAAAAAGCGACGGTAAGTTATTTTGTGACTCATAAAGATCCTACTTACATTAAAGAATATTATTACAATATCACCGATCCTAATGTTAAAAATATTTATCAGCAAAAAATTCATGAGAGTTTGATAAGACAAGGGAAAATTCTTGATCAGACGGTTCTGGAAAAAGAAGTTACAAGGATAAATGAACTGATGAGAGATTACGGTTATTATAAATTTAATAATTTTGGAGACGAAATTTATTTTGTAGCTGATTCTATTAAAAGCAGAAAACAGGTTCCTTTAACCCTTGAAATTCACAGAGATTCTTTAGACAGGCCTTATAAAAGATCTACAATAGGAAATATTGATGTAGCCATTGTAGATGAAATGAGAGATTATCCCAATAATACACAAAAAGACAGTTTAAGAGGTATCAGATTTCATAAATCGGATAGTAAATATGATTCACGTGCCATTTGGAGAACCGTTACTGTGGCCAACAAACAGATTTATGATCAGAAAAAATTGGATCTTACAAAAAGGAATATTTTGTCGATGAATAATTTCAGTATTCTTAAATCTAGAGATTCTTTGAGACATGGTGGCGGTACAAGCCCAAATGACAGCATTGTAGATGTAATGTACATTTTAAAACCACTCCCAAAATATGATCTGAAAGTCGGAATGGATTTAAATTATTCTGAGGTTTTAAATTTCGGTATATCACCATCTGTAGATCTTACAACAAGGAATGTTTTTGGTGGAGCTGAAAACCTTTCAACAAGTTTGTCGGGAACTTTCGGGCGTATTGTTGATCCTAAAAATATAGATAATAGAATCTGGGCATACGAAATATCAGCACAGGCATCCCTTAGTTTTCCAAGATTATTGCTGCCTTTTAATTATTACAAATTATTACCCAAAAGATACAGTCCTACATCATCAATTACTCTAGGAGTATCAGATCAGAGTAACATTGGTTTGGGAAGGCTGAATTTCAATACAGGGCTTAATTATTTGGCAACGGTAAATGATAAGGTTACCCACAGATTGACTTTATTCAATACACAATTAAGTTTAACAAAGAATAAAGATGCTTATTATGATTATTTCGTAAATGATGATGCAATCAGACGGGAAATTTTCACAGATTATTTTGCTTCGAACCCTTCGACTGCTCAACAGTTTAGTTCCGGACAGTTAACCATCGATCAGGTTTCACAAATTATTACTAAAGATACTAAGTACATTCAAGGTCTTAATCAGCAAGGAGCAGACCGATTCACAGCATTTGTCGGGACATTGGTAAATAAAGACAGACAAACTCAGGATGTATTGATCTCTTCTATGATCTATAATTTTGTTTATAATGAGATTGGCAAAAAAGACTATCCAAACGCATTTTATTTCAATGGAAAAGTAGAATTAGCAGGAAATATTTTCAGTATTTTCAATCAGAAAAGAAACGACGGAGGAATCACAACAAGTCCTGAAAGAACGATCTTCGGAGTTTCTTACGCTCAGTTTGTAAAGTTTGATTTTGATATCAGAAAATATTTTAAATTCAATAATAACACATTGGCTTTACGACAGTTTATTGGTATCGGAATTCCTTATGGAAACTCTTCTAATATGCCCGTAATCAGATCATATTTTAATGGTGGTCCTAATGATATCAGAGCCTGGATTCCTTTTGGTGGTCTTGGTCCTGCAGATTCTCAGGTTGACGAAAGGGTTCGTACATATATGACGGATAATTTAAAATTAACTACCAATATCGAGTTCAGGGTTCCTTTCAATGATATGTATGAAGGGGCACTTTTCACGGATATTGGTAACGTATGGAGTTTGAAAAACTATAATAATGGATATGGTGATGAATTTAAATTTAACAAATTCTTTAAACAGGTCGGAGTTGGTAGTGGATTTGGATTGAGGGTAAATGTTGCTTACATTAAATTAAGGCTTGATTTGGCATATAAAATATATGAACCCAATAAACCTGAAGGTGAAAGATGGAGGATAAAAGATTTCCAGCCATTTAAACCTACTTTGAATATTGCATTTGGTTATCCTTTTTAA
- a CDS encoding SanA/YdcF family protein, with amino-acid sequence MRIIKNIFNLIFISIEMTVLLICLANAWVFALTDGRTYTKISKIPPREIALVLGTSPKMRSGVSNPYFTKRMDAAALLYHHGKIRKILVSGEKSKGYDEPAAMKNYLIYQEGVPEEIIIEDPKGFNTYRSILRCKDIYKKDNVIIVSQGFHNLRALLFARNNSMNALGFDAQDVTKPESYYRNQFREILARTVAVVYFALGISPD; translated from the coding sequence TTGAGAATTATAAAAAACATATTTAACCTGATATTTATATCAATAGAGATGACTGTTCTATTGATATGTCTTGCCAATGCATGGGTTTTTGCATTGACAGACGGAAGAACCTATACCAAAATTTCTAAAATTCCGCCTCGGGAAATTGCCCTTGTTCTGGGAACTTCACCAAAAATGAGATCCGGTGTATCCAACCCATATTTTACAAAAAGAATGGATGCTGCAGCTCTGCTTTATCATCACGGTAAAATCAGAAAAATATTGGTAAGCGGTGAGAAAAGTAAAGGATATGACGAACCTGCTGCCATGAAAAATTATCTTATTTATCAGGAAGGTGTTCCGGAAGAAATCATTATTGAAGATCCGAAAGGTTTTAATACCTATAGAAGTATTTTACGCTGCAAAGATATTTACAAAAAAGATAACGTAATTATTGTTTCACAAGGATTTCACAATCTTCGAGCCCTCCTTTTTGCAAGAAATAACAGTATGAATGCTTTAGGTTTTGATGCTCAGGATGTTACGAAGCCTGAAAGTTATTATAGAAACCAATTCAGGGAAATACTTGCGAGAACGGTTGCCGTTGTATATTTTGCTTTGGGTATTTCGCCGGACTAA
- a CDS encoding ferredoxin--NADP reductase, with protein sequence MEQQIYKGKLTQFHWLKITKKEELTKNTFSLEFEIPENLKKNFKFEAGQFVSLKFQSNNEDVINDYSMTSAPHEKKITLGIKVNSAHGATFHLFKNYHVGDELLVSEPSGRFTLVSKPSEFRTIVGFAAGIGITPILSHFKNILHNEPRTRLFLFFGNKSSEDLIYMDTLDNLARIYGDRLQIFYFYSQEKPANHFFYGRLDEKKLNLIINQILHLDDTDEESTIWDAVDDVLICGKGEMIKTLANACYHHGIPKKNIHFELFEEFNDDIYPVEKEFPLVENIIVELKMLGKDYFTELPTNEEKILQQLLIQKIPVPYSCKSGICGSCECVLEEGEVELLENEYLTEKEEKKGHILACMSIAKSKKIKLNFDLS encoded by the coding sequence ATGGAACAACAAATCTATAAGGGGAAACTAACGCAGTTTCACTGGCTAAAAATAACGAAAAAGGAAGAACTGACCAAAAATACTTTTTCTCTGGAGTTTGAGATTCCTGAGAATCTGAAAAAAAATTTCAAATTTGAAGCAGGGCAGTTTGTAAGTTTAAAATTTCAATCAAATAATGAAGATGTCATTAATGATTATTCAATGACATCGGCTCCTCATGAAAAAAAAATAACGTTGGGAATTAAAGTAAATTCTGCTCATGGAGCTACTTTCCATTTATTTAAAAATTATCATGTCGGAGATGAATTGCTTGTGAGCGAACCGAGCGGAAGATTTACTCTAGTTTCAAAACCAAGCGAGTTCAGAACAATTGTAGGTTTTGCTGCAGGAATTGGGATAACACCTATTTTAAGCCATTTTAAAAATATTCTTCATAATGAACCCAGAACAAGGCTGTTTTTATTCTTTGGAAATAAAAGTTCGGAGGATTTAATTTACATGGACACCTTGGATAATCTTGCGAGAATCTATGGTGACAGATTACAGATTTTCTATTTCTATTCTCAGGAAAAACCTGCAAATCATTTCTTTTACGGAAGGCTAGATGAAAAAAAATTGAATTTAATTATCAATCAGATTCTTCATTTGGATGACACTGATGAAGAATCTACTATTTGGGATGCTGTAGATGATGTTTTAATCTGTGGAAAAGGAGAAATGATTAAAACTCTTGCCAATGCATGTTATCATCACGGAATTCCAAAGAAAAATATTCATTTTGAACTTTTTGAAGAATTTAATGACGATATTTATCCTGTAGAAAAAGAATTTCCACTGGTAGAAAATATTATTGTGGAACTTAAAATGCTTGGAAAAGACTATTTTACTGAACTTCCTACGAATGAAGAGAAAATTTTGCAACAGCTTTTAATTCAAAAAATTCCCGTACCTTATTCCTGTAAATCAGGAATTTGTGGAAGCTGTGAATGTGTTTTGGAAGAAGGTGAGGTAGAATTGCTTGAAAATGAATATTTAACGGAAAAAGAAGAGAAAAAAGGGCATATTTTAGCTTGTATGTCTATTGCAAAAAGCAAAAAAATAAAGCTTAATTTTGATCTTAGTTGA
- a CDS encoding TlpA family protein disulfide reductase, with translation MKKIILSTLFIASVVSCKKENQKTGDNAVITDSISTTDKKEPEAGKISLKETSQQELGKYFAKSNDTLYVTNFFATWCGPCMQEIPHFKNKIQELNGKAVKFTFVNIYNKPAWETEVPVFAKESGLSDKIVLLDDSKIDQNFFKNFKTWKGSGIPFTFFKRGNKTDEIEGSMSEEMLNEKINSFLQ, from the coding sequence ATGAAGAAGATAATTTTATCCACGCTTTTCATTGCTTCTGTTGTCAGCTGCAAAAAAGAAAATCAGAAAACCGGAGATAATGCTGTCATTACAGATTCAATCTCTACAACGGACAAAAAAGAGCCTGAAGCAGGTAAAATTAGCTTAAAAGAAACTTCACAGCAGGAATTAGGTAAATATTTTGCAAAAAGTAATGACACCTTATATGTTACCAATTTTTTTGCAACCTGGTGTGGACCGTGTATGCAGGAAATTCCTCATTTTAAGAATAAAATTCAGGAATTAAACGGAAAGGCTGTAAAATTTACCTTCGTAAACATTTATAATAAACCTGCTTGGGAAACTGAAGTTCCTGTTTTTGCAAAAGAAAGTGGATTATCAGATAAAATTGTTTTACTTGATGATTCTAAAATCGACCAGAATTTTTTCAAAAATTTTAAAACCTGGAAAGGAAGCGGAATTCCTTTTACATTCTTTAAAAGAGGTAATAAAACTGACGAAATTGAAGGATCTATGTCCGAAGAAATGCTAAATGAAAAGATCAATTCTTTTTTACAATAA